The following are encoded in a window of Drosophila simulans strain w501 chromosome 3L, Prin_Dsim_3.1, whole genome shotgun sequence genomic DNA:
- the LOC6739145 gene encoding uncharacterized protein LOC6739145: MNKGQKSVADDMASTPFGKEVLIGNWAERRYAVEEQSNAILPGIRVSGCELHRSLCHDTYTTAPFDGAEVVPLFVDHRILAYQNFVRNRRSSLNLVDDELLKRNFTTTHTLEFQEIPRLRLIHASGEKDKSGPPKQPADVDRLQAFGNLTKTHNYLFRFKCEKMLDEISNMQTTYSACFNRPWEKKPIFEFGPDYDGVVKFDLTC, encoded by the coding sequence ATGAACAAAGGCCAAAAGTCCGTGGCGGACGACATGGCCTCGACGCCTTTCGGCAAGGAGGTGCTGATTGGCAACTGGGCGGAGCGCCGCTACGCAGTCGAGGAGCAGAGCAATGCCATCCTGCCGGGGATCCGGGTGAGTGGTTGCGAGCTCCATAGGTCGCTCTGCCACGACACCTACACTACTGCACCCTTCGATGGCGCCGAGGTAGTGCCCTTGTTCGTGGATCATCGCATATTGGCTTACCAGAACTTTGTAAGGAATAGGCGATCTTCCCTAAACCTGGTGGACGATGAGCTACTCAAGAGGAACTTCACTACCACCCACACCCTGGAGTTCCAGGAGATTCCTCGACTGCGTCTTATACACGCGAGTGGCGAAAAGGACAAAAGCGGTCCTCCGAAGCAACCGGCGGACGTGGACAGACTGCAGGCCTTCGGAAATCTCACGAAGACACACAATTACCTCTTTCGCTTCAAGTGCGAGAAAATGCTGGACGAGATCAGCAACATGCAGACCACCTACTCCGCGTGCTTCAACCGCCCATGGGAAAAGAAGCCAATCTTTGAATTCGGTCCAGACTACGACGGAGTCGTTAAGTTTGACTTGACGTGCTAG